One stretch of Pseudomonadota bacterium DNA includes these proteins:
- a CDS encoding universal stress protein: MFKKILIPVALDHEKLIAPKLAKARELLEPEGTITLFTVLERVPGFVAEFVTVKPENHLTASILERLKTVAADDPAIDCQVAVGKPGMEIVSFAKANGHDLILIGSQSPDAIDYALGSTTSRVVRRSGCSVLVLR; this comes from the coding sequence GTGTTCAAGAAAATCCTGATTCCGGTTGCTCTCGATCATGAGAAGCTGATTGCGCCGAAGCTCGCAAAGGCTCGCGAACTGCTTGAACCCGAAGGAACAATTACGCTTTTTACGGTGCTGGAGCGGGTGCCGGGCTTTGTTGCTGAGTTCGTAACGGTCAAACCGGAGAACCACCTGACAGCGTCAATCCTCGAACGTCTGAAGACCGTGGCAGCCGATGATCCGGCGATCGATTGCCAGGTTGCCGTCGGCAAGCCGGGTATGGAGATCGTGTCTTTTGCCAAAGCCAATGGGCACGATCTGATTTTGATTGGGTCACAGTCTCCGGATGCCATCGACTACGCTCTGGGTTCGACAACGAGCCGCGTGGTGCGTCGGTCCGGATGCTCCGTCCTTGTTTTGCGCTAA
- a CDS encoding TRAP transporter large permease, whose translation MSVELALCLLVLFGLAAIGTPIGYSIMLASLVYLASGGMDLALTGEKILQGLYGSFVLLAVPLFIVAANIMNAGTISERLLTFCIAVVGRFRGGLGHVNVVASLIFSGMSGSAVADAAGIGKIIIQMMTKDGRYSGGYAAAITAASATIGPIIPPSIPMVLYALVSNASIGSLFLAGIVPGLLMGGLLMAMNAIIARRRDFAIEEPVPLSELPAITGRAFPALLMPVILLYGIYGGVTTPTEAAAVAALYALVLAGLFYRTLSVKALYSIFVESARSSAAVGVVIGGALILNFIVVSENIPGVMSDFLTDIDMHPLVFLFLVNILVLLLGCVLDATTIILVIVPLFIPACNALGIDLVHFGVLVVVNSMIGLITPPYGILLFVINAVTGIPLRAIISEVWLFLGVLMIALLVLIVFPDLVLFLPRLFGYAG comes from the coding sequence TTGAGCGTTGAGCTCGCCCTATGCCTGTTGGTGCTGTTTGGTCTGGCGGCCATCGGGACCCCCATAGGCTACTCGATCATGCTCGCCTCGCTGGTCTATCTCGCCTCCGGTGGGATGGATCTGGCGCTGACCGGCGAGAAAATCTTGCAGGGGCTCTACGGAAGCTTCGTCCTGCTCGCTGTTCCGCTGTTCATCGTTGCCGCCAACATCATGAATGCCGGAACAATATCCGAGCGGCTCCTCACCTTCTGCATCGCCGTCGTAGGCCGCTTCAGGGGCGGGCTCGGCCACGTTAACGTTGTGGCGTCCTTGATCTTTTCTGGCATGTCCGGCTCGGCGGTTGCAGACGCAGCAGGCATCGGCAAAATCATCATCCAGATGATGACAAAAGACGGTCGGTATTCCGGAGGCTATGCAGCCGCCATCACCGCCGCATCGGCCACCATCGGCCCGATCATCCCACCGTCGATCCCCATGGTGCTTTATGCACTTGTCTCCAACGCCTCCATCGGATCGCTGTTCCTCGCGGGCATTGTTCCCGGCCTCCTAATGGGGGGCTTGTTGATGGCGATGAACGCCATCATCGCGCGTCGCCGCGATTTCGCAATCGAAGAGCCGGTCCCATTGAGCGAGTTGCCGGCGATCACCGGTAGAGCGTTCCCTGCTCTGCTGATGCCCGTCATTCTGCTGTACGGAATCTACGGTGGCGTCACCACGCCGACCGAAGCTGCGGCAGTTGCCGCGCTTTATGCACTGGTCCTCGCCGGGCTGTTCTACCGAACCCTAAGTGTCAAGGCACTGTACAGCATCTTTGTCGAAAGCGCCCGCTCGTCGGCGGCCGTCGGGGTCGTCATCGGCGGCGCGCTCATCCTCAACTTTATCGTCGTCTCAGAGAACATACCCGGGGTGATGTCAGACTTCCTGACAGACATCGACATGCACCCGCTGGTGTTCCTGTTCCTCGTCAACATCCTGGTGTTGTTGCTTGGCTGCGTCCTTGATGCGACGACCATCATCCTTGTGATTGTGCCGCTGTTCATACCCGCCTGTAACGCGCTGGGGATTGATCTCGTCCACTTCGGCGTTCTGGTGGTGGTCAACTCAATGATCGGATTGATCACGCCACCCTATGGCATCCTTTTGTTTGTCATAAACGCGGTAACGGGCATCCCCTTACGCGCAATCATATCAGAGGTCTGGCTTTTCCTCGGCGTGCTGATGATCGCTTTGCTCGTACTGATCGTGTTCCCGGACCTCGTCCTGTTTTTGCCACGCTTATTCGGGTACGCCGGTTAG
- a CDS encoding aldolase/citrate lyase family protein: MQVPKNLFKSALASGDHQLGLWNTIGGNTVAEMLGGAGFDWVLVDCEHAAIETVEVQAALQAIAGSMGVAPVVRAAGHDEVLIKRLLDMGGQTLMVPYVQSASEARSIVQAMRYGPSGVRGMAGMTRATRYGQVEDYFQTAQDELCLIAQVETVSGMDALEEIASVDGVHAVFFGPADLSASMGIRGQMCHPDVVDAINKGFERLKAIGVPGGVMALEPASAKAYMNAGSLFTAVGVDLVLLADALASLREAFGRG; this comes from the coding sequence ATGCAAGTTCCCAAAAATCTATTCAAGTCCGCCCTCGCGTCGGGCGACCATCAGCTTGGCTTGTGGAACACGATCGGCGGTAACACGGTCGCCGAGATGCTGGGCGGTGCCGGTTTTGACTGGGTGCTCGTCGATTGTGAACATGCGGCCATTGAGACCGTGGAGGTTCAGGCAGCCTTACAGGCGATCGCAGGCAGCATGGGCGTTGCTCCTGTTGTGCGCGCTGCTGGCCATGATGAAGTGCTCATCAAGCGGTTGCTCGATATGGGCGGACAGACTCTGATGGTGCCGTACGTCCAGTCGGCCAGTGAAGCCCGATCCATCGTTCAAGCGATGCGCTACGGGCCGTCGGGCGTCCGGGGTATGGCTGGCATGACCCGGGCCACACGGTATGGCCAGGTGGAAGACTATTTTCAAACTGCTCAAGACGAGTTGTGCTTGATCGCTCAGGTCGAGACTGTCAGTGGGATGGATGCGCTTGAAGAGATCGCCTCTGTCGACGGAGTCCATGCTGTCTTTTTCGGCCCAGCCGATCTCAGCGCGAGCATGGGCATTCGGGGTCAAATGTGCCATCCCGATGTGGTCGATGCTATCAATAAGGGCTTTGAGCGCCTTAAAGCCATCGGCGTTCCTGGCGGGGTGATGGCGTTGGAGCCCGCTTCGGCAAAGGCCTACATGAACGCTGGCTCGCTCTTCACAGCAGTCGGCGTCGACCTTGTCCTACTCGCAGACGCATTGGCGTCTCTTCGAGAAGCATTCGGCAGGGGCTGA
- a CDS encoding sugar kinase, giving the protein MKQPDIVALGEPLVEMVRTSGEPGGPATYSSDVGGDALNALVAAARQGASTGLISSVGNDPFGSQILAFCRNEAISTEAVMIADRHPTGLCFIHPDPKDRHFFYARQGSAASHFGPENLPEQTIAKAKVLHVTGVSQAISQCMREAVRRAAEVAKSHHTLVSYDLNIRPKLWSLEDAKACVDGFLPLADIVLPSDDEAQRLLGTCDPEAILTFFGRFNPLAVILKRGAEGVIVRTSDEDITVRAPSVDAIDSSGAGDSFAGACLAYFLETGSITEAARLAVHVAAATVTGHGATGAIPTREMIEPLQR; this is encoded by the coding sequence ATGAAGCAGCCAGATATCGTTGCGTTGGGCGAGCCGCTGGTCGAGATGGTGCGCACGTCCGGGGAACCGGGTGGACCGGCAACTTACTCAAGCGACGTTGGCGGTGATGCGCTCAATGCACTTGTCGCTGCTGCGCGCCAAGGCGCCAGTACCGGGCTAATCTCTTCCGTAGGCAACGATCCTTTTGGCAGCCAGATTCTAGCCTTCTGCCGGAATGAAGCGATCAGCACCGAAGCGGTCATGATCGCTGATCGCCATCCAACCGGCCTGTGTTTCATTCATCCTGACCCGAAGGACCGGCACTTCTTCTACGCGCGCCAAGGTTCCGCTGCGAGCCACTTCGGCCCCGAAAACCTGCCGGAACAAACGATCGCAAAGGCGAAGGTTTTACATGTAACTGGCGTCAGCCAAGCGATCAGCCAGTGCATGCGCGAGGCCGTGCGCCGTGCGGCAGAGGTTGCAAAGTCTCACCACACGCTTGTCTCCTACGATTTGAACATCCGCCCCAAACTGTGGTCGCTGGAAGACGCCAAAGCATGCGTTGATGGCTTTCTACCTCTCGCAGATATCGTCCTACCGTCGGACGATGAAGCGCAGCGGCTGTTGGGCACCTGTGATCCTGAGGCCATTCTCACTTTCTTTGGACGCTTCAATCCATTGGCCGTCATCCTCAAACGCGGAGCCGAGGGGGTCATTGTCCGAACGTCAGACGAAGACATCACCGTGCGCGCACCCAGCGTGGATGCGATTGATAGTTCGGGCGCGGGGGACAGCTTTGCCGGTGCTTGCCTCGCCTATTTCCTGGAGACAGGCAGCATAACAGAGGCTGCACGCTTGGCCGTTCACGTCGCCGCCGCAACGGTCACCGGCCACGGGGCGACGGGTGCCATTCCAACGCGCGAGATGATCGAGCCGCTCCAGCGATAA
- the dctP gene encoding TRAP transporter substrate-binding protein DctP: MSFTITRRAALTAALAVSVFAGGSLTAAAQDRMTFTLATAGSETDQRSVAMAEVFAPMVAEFADYQPGYNATLFAQGTELEAISRGNLTMSIASAQELAQFFPEFSIFATGYVHQDAAHQVRVFNDPLMDPFKQTVEEQLGVKLLSVMYLGRRHVNLRQTRDELDVQTPDDLAGVNLRMPGTDAWQFLGSALGASPTPMAFTEVYTALSTGAVDGQDNPLPTVVDAKFYEVTNQIALTSHLVDLNYIAFSLETWNSLTPEQQITVQRASDAAAAVGRLRQLDLENSLADRIRSEGVEIYTPDLEAFRTHVQAQYVGSEFAESWPDGVLERINALGN; this comes from the coding sequence ATGAGTTTCACGATCACGCGCCGTGCTGCGCTAACCGCCGCGCTGGCCGTTTCTGTGTTTGCTGGCGGATCGCTGACCGCAGCTGCCCAGGACCGCATGACATTCACGCTCGCGACGGCGGGGTCGGAGACCGATCAGCGCTCGGTCGCAATGGCGGAAGTCTTCGCACCGATGGTGGCGGAATTCGCCGACTACCAGCCCGGCTACAACGCGACCCTCTTCGCGCAAGGAACCGAGCTGGAAGCGATCAGCCGCGGCAACCTGACAATGTCGATTGCTTCAGCTCAGGAACTCGCACAGTTCTTCCCCGAGTTTTCGATCTTCGCCACCGGTTACGTCCACCAGGATGCGGCGCATCAGGTGCGCGTGTTCAACGACCCGTTGATGGATCCGTTCAAGCAAACGGTGGAGGAGCAATTGGGTGTGAAGCTCCTTTCGGTGATGTACCTGGGCCGCCGCCATGTGAACCTGCGCCAGACGCGCGATGAACTGGATGTTCAAACGCCGGATGATTTGGCTGGCGTGAACCTGCGTATGCCCGGTACAGACGCCTGGCAGTTCCTGGGCTCGGCACTTGGCGCTTCGCCGACACCCATGGCCTTCACCGAGGTCTACACGGCGTTGTCCACCGGTGCCGTTGACGGCCAGGACAACCCGTTGCCCACAGTCGTTGATGCCAAGTTCTACGAGGTGACCAATCAGATCGCGCTCACATCGCACCTGGTTGACCTCAACTACATCGCATTCTCGCTTGAGACTTGGAACAGCCTGACCCCCGAGCAGCAAATCACCGTGCAACGCGCCTCTGATGCTGCAGCTGCGGTCGGACGCCTGCGGCAGCTTGATCTCGAGAACAGCCTTGCGGACCGCATACGCAGCGAAGGCGTGGAAATCTATACGCCTGATCTGGAGGCGTTCCGGACGCATGTGCAAGCCCAATATGTCGGCAGTGAATTCGCCGAAAGCTGGCCGGATGGTGTGCTCGAGCGTATCAACGCACTGGGCAACTAA
- a CDS encoding 2OG-Fe(II) oxygenase, with the protein MAKASRKSAAARRKSRSRNAAARAPSAQAKPDLQEVPKDAAAAASGQAVDSQAENNAPSSSATIEQEPAPAERSAPSTQTDAPQPEHAPTPQPAAQVTNLRRTLGYGEAVPLCITATRSNPRFAFGSLGGRYTLLGFLPPRDDAAYASMMEPMGRARGMFHAAQRVIALATSEAGSLNDPNLMPLDGALLVFHDAERGLHDTFGVTGADRDASPQHLPYGWFLIDPVMRIMGVFAPDATEQALNMLEALPDPMNHAGSPTPAPVMIVPRVFEPGFCQALLQYYEQHGGNPSGVTRERNGKTLVELDNSTKKRFDCMIEDEELRKAAMHRIYWRLAPQIQKAYQFKVTRMERYIVCCYDANSGGYFKAHRDNTTKGTAHRRFAVSINLNAEDFGGGGVSFPEYSRAVYNPPTGGALVFSCSLLHEALPITNGRRFAFLPFLYDDEAAEIRRANNAFLDQSVGNYAG; encoded by the coding sequence ATGGCCAAAGCATCACGCAAATCAGCAGCCGCACGCCGCAAATCTCGTAGCCGCAATGCAGCTGCGCGCGCACCATCAGCGCAGGCGAAGCCGGACCTACAGGAGGTACCGAAAGACGCGGCCGCAGCAGCCTCCGGACAGGCGGTTGATTCTCAGGCCGAGAACAACGCGCCGAGCTCATCGGCGACCATTGAGCAGGAACCTGCACCCGCGGAGCGCAGTGCGCCGTCTACCCAGACAGATGCCCCGCAGCCAGAACATGCGCCGACACCCCAGCCGGCCGCGCAGGTAACGAACCTGCGGCGTACACTCGGATATGGTGAAGCGGTCCCTCTGTGCATAACCGCAACGCGCTCGAACCCGCGCTTTGCATTCGGATCGCTGGGCGGCCGCTATACGCTCCTTGGCTTCCTACCTCCGCGTGATGATGCCGCTTACGCGTCAATGATGGAACCGATGGGTCGTGCCCGAGGGATGTTTCATGCGGCACAACGGGTCATAGCGCTTGCAACCTCAGAAGCCGGCTCACTCAACGACCCCAACCTTATGCCGCTGGATGGCGCTTTGCTGGTGTTTCACGACGCCGAACGTGGCTTGCATGATACCTTTGGCGTAACAGGAGCCGATCGCGACGCTTCACCCCAGCACCTTCCCTATGGCTGGTTTCTCATTGACCCGGTCATGCGCATCATGGGCGTGTTTGCGCCGGACGCGACCGAGCAGGCCCTTAACATGCTCGAGGCGTTGCCGGATCCGATGAACCATGCGGGGTCGCCAACCCCCGCCCCGGTCATGATCGTACCGCGCGTTTTCGAACCTGGCTTCTGTCAGGCACTGCTGCAGTACTATGAGCAGCATGGCGGAAATCCCTCGGGCGTGACGCGTGAACGCAATGGCAAGACGCTGGTCGAGCTCGATAACTCAACGAAGAAACGCTTCGACTGCATGATCGAAGATGAAGAGCTGCGCAAAGCGGCGATGCATCGCATTTATTGGCGTCTGGCACCGCAGATTCAGAAAGCCTACCAGTTCAAAGTCACGCGCATGGAGCGCTACATCGTGTGTTGCTATGATGCCAATTCAGGCGGCTACTTCAAAGCTCACCGCGATAACACCACCAAAGGAACGGCGCATAGACGTTTTGCCGTTTCCATCAACCTGAACGCAGAGGACTTTGGCGGTGGTGGCGTGAGCTTCCCCGAATACTCGCGCGCTGTGTACAATCCACCCACCGGCGGCGCACTCGTCTTTTCATGTTCGTTGCTTCATGAGGCGTTACCGATCACGAATGGGCGTAGATTTGCGTTTCTACCCTTCCTTTATGACGACGAGGCGGCCGAAATTCGGCGGGCGAACAATGCCTTCCTCGACCAGAGCGTTGGAAACTACGCCGGCTGA
- a CDS encoding TRAP transporter small permease → MIRHLSLWVTRSTEFIAASLLAAMFITFLLQIFSRYVLQTPFGWTLELCLILWVWIVFFGCAFLVREKDHVTFDILYLATPRRAQRVLALVSAGAIAVGMLWAFLPTWDYIDFLKIRRTSTVRNPLSGDKIPLRTIFSVYAVFMLVIAARYGWRFVTLLRDPNPANQTDDPRP, encoded by the coding sequence GTGATCCGGCACCTTTCCCTCTGGGTGACCCGCAGCACCGAATTCATCGCCGCCAGCCTTCTGGCGGCGATGTTTATCACGTTTCTTCTGCAAATTTTTTCCCGGTATGTCTTGCAAACGCCGTTCGGCTGGACCCTCGAACTGTGTCTGATCCTTTGGGTCTGGATTGTCTTTTTTGGCTGCGCCTTTCTCGTCCGCGAGAAGGACCATGTCACGTTCGACATCCTGTACCTCGCAACCCCGCGACGGGCCCAGCGGGTGCTAGCGCTGGTTTCGGCGGGGGCCATCGCGGTCGGCATGTTATGGGCGTTTTTGCCGACCTGGGATTACATCGATTTTCTCAAGATTCGCAGGACGTCGACCGTCCGTAATCCGCTGTCTGGCGACAAGATTCCGTTACGCACCATCTTCTCGGTCTATGCAGTGTTTATGCTCGTGATCGCTGCGCGATACGGTTGGCGGTTTGTCACTTTGCTACGCGACCCAAATCCAGCCAACCAAACCGATGATCCGCGTCCATGA
- a CDS encoding Gfo/Idh/MocA family oxidoreductase, with protein MRQTFKLAIVGFGLVGRRHAEAIAVASKATLAAIVDPDPEAAGAAIEAQCPYYSELGALLEAKAVDGVILATPNKLHVSQALVCVDAGLPTLVEKPIATSSEDAKRLVEASAAAGVPVMVGHHRRHNPIIATAKAAISSGQIGALRAVHAQCWLCKPDHYFDEAPWRTKPGAGPIAVNLVHDIDLLRYLCGEIASVRAISRPASRGYDNEDVAGALLDFANGAVGTVTVSDAIVSPWSWELTAGENPAYPATSQSCYLLGGSHGSLSLPDLRIWSNGTAPRDWWSPMNSAFLRAENADPLVRQIDHFAEVISGACQPIVSAEEGKKSLEVIEALQHAAKTGGMVKL; from the coding sequence ATGCGCCAGACTTTCAAACTTGCAATCGTTGGCTTTGGGTTGGTTGGCCGACGCCACGCGGAGGCTATAGCGGTGGCCAGCAAGGCGACTCTTGCAGCGATCGTAGATCCTGATCCTGAAGCAGCAGGCGCCGCAATCGAGGCACAATGCCCGTACTACAGCGAGTTGGGCGCCCTGCTCGAAGCAAAGGCCGTCGATGGCGTTATACTCGCGACGCCAAACAAGCTTCATGTGTCGCAAGCGCTTGTGTGCGTTGACGCTGGTCTCCCGACGCTTGTTGAGAAACCCATCGCCACGTCTTCGGAAGATGCGAAGCGCCTCGTCGAGGCAAGTGCCGCAGCGGGCGTTCCAGTCATGGTTGGTCATCACCGGCGTCACAACCCCATAATTGCGACCGCGAAAGCAGCCATCTCGTCCGGACAAATCGGCGCGCTGCGAGCGGTTCACGCCCAATGCTGGCTGTGCAAACCTGACCACTACTTCGATGAGGCACCGTGGCGTACCAAGCCGGGCGCCGGCCCGATTGCGGTCAATCTCGTCCATGACATTGATCTACTGAGGTATCTTTGTGGGGAGATCGCAAGCGTGCGGGCCATCAGCCGGCCAGCAAGCCGCGGTTACGATAATGAGGACGTTGCAGGCGCACTGTTGGACTTTGCCAATGGCGCGGTTGGCACGGTGACCGTCTCCGATGCCATCGTCAGCCCATGGAGCTGGGAGCTCACCGCCGGCGAAAACCCCGCTTATCCTGCAACGTCACAGAGCTGCTACTTGCTTGGTGGCTCCCATGGTTCGCTATCGTTACCGGACCTCAGGATTTGGTCCAACGGCACCGCTCCGCGCGACTGGTGGTCCCCGATGAACAGCGCCTTCCTGCGAGCCGAAAACGCCGACCCGCTTGTCCGGCAGATCGATCATTTCGCGGAGGTTATCTCCGGCGCCTGCCAACCGATTGTCTCCGCAGAAGAAGGAAAGAAGAGCCTTGAGGTGATCGAAGCCCTACAACACGCGGCAAAGACCGGCGGCATGGTCAAGCTTTAA
- a CDS encoding EAL domain-containing protein — protein MQPSSRLSETRIRNRYTTRYLIALGLIALTIALGAFQLHRILEINHQQSEILEVAAAQRTLSQRLALLTPRVIEAPNAFRQQRAVNDMRVAVERMRAGHAFLTTPRPDGTIPAEASPELIHHYAPAGRGLEPMATSFINAFDAFLDDPEGQVDTIEFHRVNAESGFLILLDQAVSLYGEVARNRTSHALRVHGFWVVLALVLMMIEIIVIFKPMARDAARSMVSMQAALDDRTSLLSRSMKIAKMGHWRATNAQADPLWMSHELLEMYGMDREEGYVPLSVIQAGDVVPEHTPIETNTQHVAFLKTWETGEPTVARSQFKKPNGEIIDMMVHMAAEHDDDGNVVAVTGVIIDATEEANAERALRESYALIEQKTESLREAQRLGRSGTWRRPLDEDHLYLDSRAYDLLKFDPETLTTRRAEMRKHYIADGFDKLVQLQDHVRQTGEKSEIDVQMRRGDGVIIDVRIRMTLERDSDGQPRALFGTMQDVTTEKAAARELEQLAYYDNLTGLANRTLFTRELKRLCETASAGDAKAALLLLDLDYFTEVNDSLGHLAGDQLLEIVAHRLSGLVEKTDFVSRLGGDEFAIILRSRTTRETVDELCESIIDHIARSATLGSSDVQTRCSIGIALVPDHSTEPDELMRYADLALYAAKENGRGRYSYFEAGMSEAMGVRLSMANEIRHALEDQRFEVHYQPIIDIRSGEVTEYETLLRLRRGDGSYVPPGMFIPIAESSHLIADLGAYVLKQACLDAQSWVNEGLRPRRVAVNVSAAQVWHGDLERVIDNALGQSGLDPKLLCIELTESVFAADCMARLEGILRRLAERGICLALDDFGTGYSSLSYLNQLPFHKLKIDRTFVQDLHLSADKRKLMRGIVSLGRGLDLRVVAEGVEIEDELKVVRSLGCDYVQGWYFAKAQPAELALADAARIEASALAARLPHGKRQSSSDDASDLVLQALISAGR, from the coding sequence GTGCAGCCATCGAGCCGCCTTTCTGAGACCCGGATTCGCAATCGCTACACCACACGTTATCTGATAGCGTTGGGACTGATAGCGCTTACGATCGCACTCGGCGCCTTCCAACTTCACCGGATTTTGGAAATCAATCACCAGCAGTCGGAAATCCTCGAGGTTGCCGCTGCCCAGCGCACGCTATCTCAGCGGCTGGCACTTCTGACGCCACGTGTCATCGAAGCGCCAAACGCTTTCAGACAACAAAGAGCCGTGAACGACATGCGCGTCGCCGTCGAGCGGATGCGTGCTGGACATGCCTTCCTGACCACACCCAGACCGGACGGGACGATACCGGCTGAAGCGTCTCCAGAGTTGATCCACCATTACGCGCCGGCGGGCCGTGGCCTTGAGCCTATGGCGACAAGCTTCATCAACGCCTTCGACGCTTTTCTTGACGACCCTGAAGGGCAAGTTGACACGATCGAGTTCCATCGCGTGAACGCCGAATCCGGCTTCCTCATTTTGTTGGATCAAGCCGTTTCGCTGTATGGGGAAGTCGCCCGCAACAGAACATCCCATGCTTTGCGCGTGCATGGGTTTTGGGTCGTTCTCGCCCTTGTTCTGATGATGATCGAGATCATCGTGATCTTCAAACCTATGGCGCGCGATGCCGCCCGCTCTATGGTCAGCATGCAAGCGGCGCTCGATGACAGAACCTCGCTGCTCTCCCGCTCGATGAAAATTGCCAAGATGGGCCATTGGCGCGCAACCAACGCTCAGGCGGACCCGCTTTGGATGTCGCACGAGTTGCTTGAGATGTATGGGATGGACCGCGAGGAAGGTTACGTCCCGCTCTCCGTCATCCAGGCAGGTGACGTAGTTCCTGAACATACGCCGATCGAAACAAACACGCAGCACGTAGCGTTTTTGAAGACATGGGAAACCGGCGAGCCGACGGTCGCACGGTCGCAGTTCAAGAAGCCAAACGGCGAGATCATCGATATGATGGTCCACATGGCAGCCGAGCATGATGATGACGGTAACGTCGTCGCCGTGACCGGCGTGATTATCGATGCGACCGAAGAAGCCAATGCTGAGCGGGCACTGCGGGAAAGCTATGCGCTGATCGAACAGAAGACCGAAAGCCTTCGAGAAGCCCAGAGGCTTGGACGCTCGGGGACGTGGCGTCGGCCGCTGGACGAAGACCACCTCTATCTCGACAGTCGCGCCTACGACCTTCTCAAATTCGACCCAGAAACACTGACAACACGCCGCGCTGAGATGCGCAAACACTATATCGCCGACGGTTTCGACAAGCTTGTCCAGTTGCAGGACCACGTTCGGCAGACCGGCGAGAAGTCGGAGATTGACGTTCAGATGCGGCGTGGCGATGGCGTCATCATTGACGTACGTATTCGGATGACGCTGGAACGCGATAGTGATGGTCAACCGCGGGCGCTTTTCGGCACCATGCAGGACGTGACGACAGAAAAGGCAGCCGCGCGCGAGCTTGAACAGCTTGCCTACTATGACAACCTGACCGGACTTGCGAACCGGACGCTTTTCACCCGCGAGTTGAAACGTCTTTGCGAGACGGCCAGCGCAGGGGATGCGAAGGCCGCGCTCCTGCTGCTCGATCTCGACTATTTCACGGAGGTCAACGACTCCCTGGGGCATCTGGCTGGCGACCAACTTTTGGAAATCGTTGCGCACAGGCTGTCTGGCCTTGTCGAGAAAACGGATTTCGTTTCACGGCTTGGAGGGGATGAGTTCGCGATCATTCTCAGATCGCGGACCACGCGCGAGACGGTCGACGAGCTTTGTGAGAGCATCATTGATCACATCGCACGGTCGGCAACGCTTGGCAGCAGCGATGTGCAAACCCGCTGCAGTATCGGCATCGCGCTCGTCCCCGACCACTCAACCGAGCCCGATGAGCTGATGCGGTACGCCGATCTGGCACTGTACGCGGCGAAAGAAAACGGCCGCGGACGCTACAGCTATTTTGAAGCGGGCATGAGCGAAGCAATGGGTGTCCGTCTGTCGATGGCGAACGAAATCCGGCACGCTCTGGAAGATCAACGTTTTGAAGTTCACTACCAGCCGATCATCGACATCAGGAGCGGAGAAGTCACCGAGTACGAGACTCTGTTGCGTCTTCGCCGCGGGGACGGCAGCTACGTGCCGCCAGGCATGTTCATTCCCATTGCTGAGAGTTCGCACCTCATAGCCGATCTTGGCGCCTACGTTCTCAAGCAGGCGTGCCTTGATGCTCAAAGCTGGGTCAACGAGGGTTTGCGGCCACGCCGCGTGGCGGTCAATGTATCGGCAGCTCAAGTTTGGCACGGTGATCTTGAGCGCGTTATCGACAACGCCCTGGGTCAGAGTGGTCTCGATCCCAAACTGCTGTGCATCGAGTTGACCGAAAGCGTCTTCGCCGCTGATTGCATGGCGCGCCTTGAGGGCATTTTACGCCGGCTCGCGGAGCGCGGGATTTGCCTGGCTCTCGATGATTTCGGAACTGGCTATTCTTCGCTTAGCTACCTCAATCAGCTACCATTCCATAAGCTCAAGATCGACCGTACCTTCGTGCAGGATCTTCATCTGAGCGCAGATAAGCGCAAGTTGATGCGCGGCATCGTCAGCCTCGGTCGCGGACTTGATCTGCGCGTCGTTGCGGAGGGCGTCGAGATCGAAGACGAACTGAAGGTTGTTCGGTCGCTGGGCTGCGACTACGTCCAGGGTTGGTACTTTGCTAAGGCTCAGCCGGCGGAGCTGGCCCTCGCGGATGCCGCCCGGATCGAAGCATCGGCATTGGCGGCACGCCTGCCCCACGGCAAGCGCCAATCGTCCAGCGACGATGCGAGTGATCTCGTGTTGCAGGCCCTGATCAGCGCCGGCCGCTAG
- the ptsN gene encoding PTS IIA-like nitrogen regulatory protein PtsN, whose amino-acid sequence MDLSDLIAPKGVISSLKATSKKQALQMLAERAADVTGLPEREIFTTLLERERLGSTGVGHGVAIPHGKIAGLDRIVGLFARTQKPLDFEALDDQPVDLLFLLLAPEGSGADHLKALARIARVLRDESRAERIRTTDHSSGIYAVLTSSAQSDAA is encoded by the coding sequence ATGGATTTAAGCGATCTGATTGCGCCCAAAGGTGTCATCTCGTCGTTGAAAGCCACCTCGAAAAAACAAGCGCTGCAGATGCTTGCCGAACGGGCAGCGGACGTGACCGGTTTGCCTGAGCGGGAGATCTTCACGACTTTGCTTGAGCGAGAACGACTTGGCTCGACTGGCGTCGGTCACGGTGTGGCAATTCCGCATGGCAAGATTGCTGGCCTCGATCGGATCGTGGGGTTGTTTGCACGGACGCAAAAGCCGCTCGATTTTGAGGCGCTCGACGACCAGCCAGTCGACCTTCTGTTCCTCCTGCTTGCTCCGGAGGGCTCCGGCGCGGATCACCTGAAGGCACTGGCCCGCATAGCCAGGGTTTTGCGTGACGAAAGCAGGGCCGAAAGGATCAGGACGACAGATCATTCAAGCGGAATATACGCCGTCCTAACGAGCAGCGCACAGTCCGATGCTGCTTAA